The Hornefia porci genome contains the following window.
GTGGATCTAGACCCCTTTCGGGCTCGTAATCTCCCTGCTCAACTGCGTTTCCGACCGGTCATTCAGGTAGAAGAAGCCTTCCCGGAAAAAAATTCTCGCAGCGCCAGGTACCATTCCTTCCTGCGGGATGCAAATGTTCCCTATCAGACGATCCTGAATCTGGTATACGACAAGGTCAGACTTGGAGTCATTTCCATCTATCGATCTGAAGAGGAAGGACCTTTGTCCCGGGATGAAATATGGATCCTTGAGGAGCTCAGTCGCTTCATCGCACAGCACTATATGATTGCTATCTCCCAGACAAGTCGGCATCTTGCCGAGGAACTCTTCAACTCCTGCTACCAAAATGTAGACTTCGGCGCCATGATATTAGACAACAAGAGGAACGTTGTCCAAGCAAACGATTGCGCCCGGAAGTATTGCGATATCATATACAATGCTCTCTTCCGCGAGTGCGATCCGTTGTCAGATGAATCCGCCTCTGAGAATCTGCACACTGTACAGTATGTGATGACACAGTTTCAGGAACGACTTGTCACTGACAACGAGCACATCACTATTCCCATCGACAATGCCCTGTTCGAATTTCGGATTAATTCCTTCATTTCCATCGATGAGAACTTCAGCAAAATCAGCCTGAATTATCTTCTCTTCATTTTCCAATCCTCTTATATCTCAGAGTCCGAAAAACTGGGATATTCCAGAATCCGGCAGAAACTAACGGATCGGGAGTGGGAGATTGCAAAACTGATTGCTCAGGGGCTGACCAACGCCAAGATCGCGGAACAGACCTTTATCAGTCTGAACACGGTGAAAACTCACATTCAGCATATTTACGAAAAACTGAACGTCCAGAACCGTGTTTCTCTTATGCAGCTTCTTTCCGAGGAAAGCAAGTCTCAGTATTAGGGTTTATAATCGTCGATACCGGCATCAACTGCCGGTATCATCTTTTTTGTCAGTGTCCTATTTCACCATTTCCTTAATGGTCTTAGCAATACTGTCTTCACTTGGAATCATGAAGAGCTCTGCTGTCGCATACGGTATTGGTGAATCGATTGCGCCCAGTCTTCTGACCGGTCCCTTCAAAGCATTGTAGCAGGTTTCCCCAATATTGGAGGCTATGTCCGCGGTCCAGTTACCTTCACGACAGCCCTCTGCCACCATCAGCAGTCTTCCTGTCTTCCGTACAGATGCCTCAACGGTTTCATAATCAAAGGGTTTGATTGTCCTCGGATCGATCAGTTCAATGCTGATTCCGGCCTTTTCCAGCTCAGGCAAGAGCTTGAAGATGCGCATGAGCATCAGCTGTCCTGCAACGACTGTAATATCTGTTCCTTCCTTGCATACCTTAGCTTTTCCGATAGGAACGATCTGATCTTCACCAGTCTGTACATCACCGGGAACTCTATACAGCGCTTTGTGTTCCCAAAACAGCACCGGGTTGTTGTCCCTGATAGAGGCCTTCATCAATCCGTAAGCATCCTGTGGGGTAGAGGGTTCTACCATCTTCAAACCCGGGGCATTCATGAACCAGCTGTCTACGGTCTGGCTGTGATGCGCACCAATTCCTCCGCCAGCACCCTGAGGTCCGCGGAATACCACCGGGCAGCATACCTTTCCGTGAGACATGTATCTCATCTTGGATGCCTGATTGACAATGGCATCATAGATCAAAGTACTAAAGTCTGCGAACATGATCTCAAACACCGGACGCTTCCCGTACAGCGCTGCTCCTACGCACATATTGGCGGTTCCAGCCTCTGCAAGAGGTGTGTTGATCACACGATCCGGCCATATCTTATAGAGTCCGGTGGTTACGCCAAAAGTACTTCCCATCTCTCTGATATCTTCGCCCATCAGAAATACGTTTTCGTCACGCTCCATTTCCTCTTTCAATGCGGTATTCAGAGCCTGTATCATTGTCATTTCTGCCATGATTTCCATCTCCTTTCTCAGTCTGCGAAAACAAGTTCCGGCCCGATAACGTCTTCCGGTGTAGGAATTTCCGCCTGCACTGCCTGCTCAAAGGCGGTGTTGACTATCTTGCCCTGTGCCTCATCGATAGCATTTAACTCTTCTTCCGTAGCAATGCCTTTGGACATCAGGAATTCGCGGCAACGTTTCACCGGCTCGTGCTTCATCGCCTCTTCTGTCTCGGCAGGATCCCGATACACAGTAGGATCACCCTCGAAATGTCCTCTCAGACGATAGGTCTTCAGCGATATCACATTCGGCTCACCTCTACGAGCTTTCTCCAGACCGATACGGATCAGTTCTCTTGCCTCGAAGATATCATTACCGTCTCCAAACATGACCGGAAGACCCATTCCATATGCTCTTTCTCCCGGGTCCCTCAGACGACTGACATCGTGCTTGCGTGTGGAAATCGTAATATCATTGTTCTCAATGATCATGCAAACCTTCAAATTTCTTGATGCAATCACATTCATCACTTCGTTGACTGCACCCTCTTCCAGAGTCCCATCGCCGATTCCCAGAATCAAACAACCTTCAGTGTCATCAAATTCGGTCAGAGCCAAACCGAAACCTGCGCCGATAGCCTGATTTTCGCCCATTAGACCGTTAGATGGGCAAATGTGATGCTCTGGTGAGAAGATATGCACATAGCTGGCAACTCCCCCACACAAGGAGCTCTTTCTGCCGATCATCTCGGTAGTAAAGTCGTTGATTCCGCATGTCAAAGCATACAGCGGATGACATCTCGGGTGCGGACTCAGCCAGTCAGCGTCCTCCTTCTCCAGATAGATTGCCATCTGAATCGCCTCCTGACCAACAGCCAGGTGGTAAAATCCGGGGAGCTTTCCTGTCGCCAGCAGTTCCGGAACCTTCATCTCATACTGCCTGGCAAAAGTCAGCTTCTCATATGTGTCCATGTAGTATTCTTTTGGATATTTCATAATGATCCTCCTATTCTATCGTGATTATCTGATCCGCCACCGCGGCCATCTCCGAGAACGTCCTCATGAACATCGAGGCTGGGGCACCGTTGATAGCGCCATGATCAAGGGTAATTGAAAGGTAAGCTTTGGGACAGATCCCAATGGACATATCCTCCAATACCACCGGCTCATTCTGAATTCGTCCAACAGCGATGATTCCAGATTGGGGCACATTCAGAATGGGATCCGCATTATCCACATTAAACATCCCAATGCTGCTCAATGTGAAGGTTCCACCCTCCATCATATCCATGGTGAGCTGATTGTTCTTGACCTTCTCCTGGATTTCCTTCATTCCCGCAGAAATGTCCAGCAAAGACTTACTTTCACAGTTTTTGATTACTGGAACAATAAGCTGTCCCGTGGGTGTACCCACTGCGACACCCATATTGATCGAAGAGTAGTAAATCAGTTCACTTTCTGTCCGAGAGCAATTCACCTCAGGATGTTTCTCGATAGCCATAGCTGCGAGCTTTACAAAAATATCTGTGATACTTACTTTGTATCCCTCTTCTTTTAACTTCGCTCTCAGTTTGACCACACCGCTCACATCTGCATGAACAAACCCCGAAACCTGAGGTGCTCTGCGCATACTTTCCTGAAGAGAATCCAGTGTCAACTTGCGGATTCCGATCATCTTCTCAATTTTACTTATAGTTTTACCATCCTGCGTAGTTTCGCCCACCTGCATGATTTCACCACCTTTTAGTCCTCGATGTATCCGATGATGTCGCCGCAGTTAGCCTTCTCACCAACCTGCGTACTGATCTCCGTCAGAGTCCCGTCATGCATCGCTTCCAGGTCATTGGTCAGTTTTTCTGTCATAATACTGCAGAGTTTGTCGCCCTTTTTCACCGGATCTCCGACGTTCTTATACCACTCAACAATCTCTCCATCTTCCATCGTCGCGCCGAATTTCGGCATGTTTACCTCATACTTAGCCATTATTTTCTCCCTTCTTATCAATCCATGTGCATACCGCCACAGATATTCAATGCCTGTCCTGTAATGTTCTTTGCCAAATCAGAAGAAAGGAACAGCACCGCATTTGCAATATCTGTTGTCTCCTGCGGTCTCGCAAGCGGAATATGATCAGAACAGAATTTGTCAAAGAATGCGTCCTGCTTCTCCTCATCACCCGGAATAATCTGCCGCAAATATTTCATCCAAATATCCGTCTTGATGATGCCTGGGCACACTGCATTGTACTGCAAACCGAATTTGGCTCCCAACATAGCGTAACTCTGGGTCAGGTTGATGATCGCAGCCTTCGTCATAGCATAATGGGGAACCAGAATGCTTCCGCCACGGCCTGCCACGGATGAAAAATTGATAACTCTTCCTTCTCCCTGTTCCTTCATATACGCAAGGGCCAGCTTGTCGATAATATCAGTACCGTTGATGTTAATGTTCATCATCTTTGCAACTGCATCCGGATCCGCCTCGTGCAACATCTGATAAACGCATATTCCTGCGGCATTTACAACGATGTCAATCTTGCCAAACTTGTCCTTCGCAAGTTCAAACATTTTCTTTACCTGAACTGCATCAGTTACATCACACTCTGCTGCATATGCCTGGACACCATACTTATCTGCGATCTCCTTAGCTGCATCTTCTGCTCCCGCAACGTTCATGTCGCCTATCACGATGTTGGCACCGCAATCTGCCATTAGACATGCCGTCTCCTTACCGAGCCCGGTCGCAGCACCGGTGAGAATTGCGACACGATCCTTCAGTTCGATACTTACCATTCGTTTACCTCCTCTTTCGATTTTGTTTACGTTGTAACCATCCTATCAGACCTCCCTCGCTTCTGCATCGCACCCCGGAATGATGTTGTTCTTCTCGGCCCGTATCACCCCTTTTTATGATTTTTTAAAAGAGCAGATCGCTTTCGCGCCTGCTCTTTCATGTTGTATGATTCTTCGAATGCTCTCCTCTGCTCATACCGTCATCTATTTCCCCTGGAACTGCGGTTTTCTTTTTTCGACAAAGGCTGCAACGCCTTCCCTGAAATCACTGCTATGGCTAACCTTCAATTGTGTCGGCTTTTCACCATTTTCCAGATACATAGGCAAATCTCGATAGGCTGCGTAATAAACCTGCCGCTTCAAATTCTCATATGCTTTCAGTGGTCCTTTTGCGATTTTATTCGCCCACTTCTCCGTTACAGCCTCCAGTTCCTTAGACTCCACAACCTCTGTTGCCAAGCCGAAAGCCAAAGCATCCGCCGATTTCATCGGCTCTCCTGTAATCATAAATTTCATCGCCTGTGCCATACCTAGAGAATGGGTTAACAGATACGTTCCACCGGTGTCTGGTACCAGCCCTACATTAACAAAAGCCTGTACCAGCGTTGCTCTGTCTGACAAAAGAACAATATCTCCTGAAATTGCCAGACTGGCTCCTGCTCCTGCGGCGACACCATCCACCTGTGTGATGACCAGTTTCCTCATTTTCTTTATCTCTAAAACCAGTTTACCCACATTCTCCACCAGCTCGGTAAAATCAATGTCATCTCCTGCCTGAAGTTTTTTGTAACTATATACCAGATCCCCTCCCGCAGAAAAAGCTTTTGCGCCAGAACGCAGAACAACCACCTTGATCTCATCATCCTGATCACATGACTGCAGTCTCTCCAGAAGTTCTGCAGACATCCCTACATCAATCGCATTCAGATTATCCGGACAGTTCATTGTTATAATTCCAATGCCATCCCTTTTGTCCAAAAGCGTTTTCATCACTATCACCTCGTTTCGTTACTGATCCGTCATAAAATATTAACAATATATTTTATTCGTAAAAATTATTCTTTGCATATCGCCCTAAAGGTTGATTTGTAATATTCTAAATTTTTACTTATTATGGGGGATATTCTCCTCCACAGCAAAAGCGGGCATCCCGCCATAGCAGAACACCCGCTTTCGCTGTAGTATAGAGCAGTTCAGAAAAGAATATTTTTCTCGGTTTCTTTGTCGAAGAGGTGAATCTTTGACATGTCAAGCGCGAACACCGCATCGGAGCCCTGGCGCAGCTGTGTGTTGGAATTCACCCGTGCGGTGACCTGCGTCCCCTCAACGTCGAAGTAGAGATACGCTTCGGCTCCCAGCATCTCGTACACCTTAATCTTCGAGCGGATCACGCAGTCCGGATTGGCCTTGATGAACTCTTCATCGTCGGAGATATCCTCCGGACGGATGCCGAGAACGACGGTTTTGCCGTCATAGCCGCCGTCGATCAGGGCCTGTCTTCTGTCCTCCGGCACATGAAGAACATGCTCTCCGACAGCAAGAGTCACGCTGTCACCGTCAACGCTCACTTTTGCGTCCATGAAATTCATCTGCGGCGATCCGATAAA
Protein-coding sequences here:
- a CDS encoding response regulator transcription factor, whose product is MNFLYELPNDYTNYPDHVLELIDRYFPFHKLTFIPLNSSFATLNSSNPDTWFNEIRTRGLSEQLLEQYYTRAVDLDPFRARNLPAQLRFRPVIQVEEAFPEKNSRSARYHSFLRDANVPYQTILNLVYDKVRLGVISIYRSEEEGPLSRDEIWILEELSRFIAQHYMIAISQTSRHLAEELFNSCYQNVDFGAMILDNKRNVVQANDCARKYCDIIYNALFRECDPLSDESASENLHTVQYVMTQFQERLVTDNEHITIPIDNALFEFRINSFISIDENFSKISLNYLLFIFQSSYISESEKLGYSRIRQKLTDREWEIAKLIAQGLTNAKIAEQTFISLNTVKTHIQHIYEKLNVQNRVSLMQLLSEESKSQY
- a CDS encoding SDR family NAD(P)-dependent oxidoreductase, translating into MVSIELKDRVAILTGAATGLGKETACLMADCGANIVIGDMNVAGAEDAAKEIADKYGVQAYAAECDVTDAVQVKKMFELAKDKFGKIDIVVNAAGICVYQMLHEADPDAVAKMMNININGTDIIDKLALAYMKEQGEGRVINFSSVAGRGGSILVPHYAMTKAAIINLTQSYAMLGAKFGLQYNAVCPGIIKTDIWMKYLRQIIPGDEEKQDAFFDKFCSDHIPLARPQETTDIANAVLFLSSDLAKNITGQALNICGGMHMD
- a CDS encoding enoyl-CoA hydratase/isomerase family protein; protein product: MKTLLDKRDGIGIITMNCPDNLNAIDVGMSAELLERLQSCDQDDEIKVVVLRSGAKAFSAGGDLVYSYKKLQAGDDIDFTELVENVGKLVLEIKKMRKLVITQVDGVAAGAGASLAISGDIVLLSDRATLVQAFVNVGLVPDTGGTYLLTHSLGMAQAMKFMITGEPMKSADALAFGLATEVVESKELEAVTEKWANKIAKGPLKAYENLKRQVYYAAYRDLPMYLENGEKPTQLKVSHSSDFREGVAAFVEKRKPQFQGK
- a CDS encoding thiamine pyrophosphate-dependent dehydrogenase E1 component subunit alpha — encoded protein: MKYPKEYYMDTYEKLTFARQYEMKVPELLATGKLPGFYHLAVGQEAIQMAIYLEKEDADWLSPHPRCHPLYALTCGINDFTTEMIGRKSSLCGGVASYVHIFSPEHHICPSNGLMGENQAIGAGFGLALTEFDDTEGCLILGIGDGTLEEGAVNEVMNVIASRNLKVCMIIENNDITISTRKHDVSRLRDPGERAYGMGLPVMFGDGNDIFEARELIRIGLEKARRGEPNVISLKTYRLRGHFEGDPTVYRDPAETEEAMKHEPVKRCREFLMSKGIATEEELNAIDEAQGKIVNTAFEQAVQAEIPTPEDVIGPELVFAD
- a CDS encoding lipoyl domain-containing protein, with protein sequence MAKYEVNMPKFGATMEDGEIVEWYKNVGDPVKKGDKLCSIMTEKLTNDLEAMHDGTLTEISTQVGEKANCGDIIGYIED
- a CDS encoding alpha-ketoacid dehydrogenase subunit beta — its product is MAEMTMIQALNTALKEEMERDENVFLMGEDIREMGSTFGVTTGLYKIWPDRVINTPLAEAGTANMCVGAALYGKRPVFEIMFADFSTLIYDAIVNQASKMRYMSHGKVCCPVVFRGPQGAGGGIGAHHSQTVDSWFMNAPGLKMVEPSTPQDAYGLMKASIRDNNPVLFWEHKALYRVPGDVQTGEDQIVPIGKAKVCKEGTDITVVAGQLMLMRIFKLLPELEKAGISIELIDPRTIKPFDYETVEASVRKTGRLLMVAEGCREGNWTADIASNIGETCYNALKGPVRRLGAIDSPIPYATAELFMIPSEDSIAKTIKEMVK
- a CDS encoding 2-oxo acid dehydrogenase subunit E2, encoding MQVGETTQDGKTISKIEKMIGIRKLTLDSLQESMRRAPQVSGFVHADVSGVVKLRAKLKEEGYKVSITDIFVKLAAMAIEKHPEVNCSRTESELIYYSSINMGVAVGTPTGQLIVPVIKNCESKSLLDISAGMKEIQEKVKNNQLTMDMMEGGTFTLSSIGMFNVDNADPILNVPQSGIIAVGRIQNEPVVLEDMSIGICPKAYLSITLDHGAINGAPASMFMRTFSEMAAVADQIITIE